The following proteins come from a genomic window of Paenibacillus sp. CAA11:
- the fliI gene encoding flagellar protein export ATPase FliI, giving the protein MRNPDPNQYIEHLRSLDPVRVNGKVTQVIGLMVESEGPDASIGEVCYIYPNKATVPLKAEVVGFRDNKVLLMPLGELHSIGPGCDVVGTGKPLTVQVGSELLGKVLDGLGQPLDESMLPSRMGHYSTYNKPSNPLNRPRVQEPISIGVRAIDGLLTIGKGQRVGIFAGSGVGKSTLMGMIARNTAADVNVIGLIGERGREVLDFIERDLGPEGLARSVVIVATSDQPALIRMKGALIATTIAEYFRDRGLNVMLMMDSVTRYAMALREVGLAVGEPPAMRGYTPSVFAALPKLLERAGTGPSGSITAFYTVLVDGDDMNEPIADAVRGILDGHIVLNRNIANRGHFPAIDILASISRVMKDIAPEEQTEAANNLKRLLAVYKNSEDLINIGAYQKGSNPEIDEAIDFIDSIWNFTKQKVDEKTTLAETQQQLIAEFARG; this is encoded by the coding sequence ATGAGGAATCCTGATCCTAACCAGTATATTGAGCATCTGAGATCCCTTGATCCTGTCAGGGTGAATGGGAAGGTGACCCAGGTTATCGGGCTTATGGTTGAATCCGAGGGACCGGACGCAAGTATTGGAGAGGTTTGTTATATCTACCCGAATAAAGCGACCGTCCCGTTGAAGGCGGAGGTCGTAGGGTTTAGAGACAATAAGGTGCTGCTGATGCCTCTAGGCGAACTGCACTCCATTGGTCCCGGATGTGATGTCGTAGGGACTGGCAAGCCATTGACGGTTCAAGTGGGCTCCGAGCTTCTGGGCAAGGTGCTTGATGGCTTGGGTCAGCCGCTTGATGAATCCATGCTGCCTTCAAGAATGGGGCATTATTCTACGTATAACAAGCCTAGCAATCCTCTTAACAGACCTCGCGTTCAAGAGCCGATCAGCATCGGTGTCAGAGCTATTGATGGACTGCTTACGATAGGTAAGGGGCAGCGGGTTGGTATTTTTGCCGGTTCTGGGGTAGGTAAAAGCACCCTGATGGGCATGATTGCCAGAAATACGGCAGCCGATGTGAATGTCATCGGTCTAATCGGGGAACGGGGCCGCGAAGTGCTCGATTTTATTGAGAGAGATTTAGGTCCGGAAGGCTTGGCTCGATCAGTTGTCATCGTAGCTACTTCAGACCAGCCGGCGCTCATTCGGATGAAGGGTGCGCTGATTGCTACGACGATCGCTGAATATTTCAGAGACCGCGGTCTGAATGTCATGCTCATGATGGATTCCGTAACACGGTATGCGATGGCTTTGCGTGAAGTCGGGCTTGCCGTTGGGGAGCCTCCCGCTATGCGCGGTTACACGCCATCGGTATTCGCCGCCCTTCCAAAGCTGCTCGAACGGGCAGGTACAGGTCCATCAGGCTCTATCACCGCTTTTTATACCGTTCTGGTTGATGGCGATGACATGAATGAGCCGATCGCTGATGCGGTTCGAGGCATTTTGGATGGACATATTGTGCTGAACAGAAATATCGCCAACCGTGGACATTTTCCAGCGATCGATATTCTGGCCAGCATCAGCCGTGTAATGAAGGATATTGCTCCAGAGGAGCAGACCGAAGCAGCTAATAATCTCAAACGTCTGCTAGCGGTATATAAGAACTCAGAGGATCTGATCAATATTGGAGCTTATCAAAAGGGCTCTAATCCCGAGATTGATGAAGCGATTGATTTCATTGATAGCATATGGAATTTCACCAAACAAAAAGTAGATGAGAAGACAACGCTGGCTGAGACTCAGCAGCAGTTGATTGCCGAATTCGCGAGAGGATGA
- the fliJ gene encoding flagellar export protein FliJ — translation MKFNYTYQKVLDLKTNEKTQAEWMLSAAIGELQAEQRSLLQLQEDRQRVIAAIQEMAEKSSSLSQLQEMQQYADYLDHCIQKKIEDVDYAERKVEVKQAQLNNKMLDEKVWLKAKEKALSVFQQQVLLREQSELDEMASVRFAMNTR, via the coding sequence ATGAAGTTCAACTACACTTATCAGAAAGTGCTGGATCTGAAAACGAACGAAAAAACGCAAGCGGAGTGGATGCTTTCGGCGGCAATTGGCGAGCTTCAAGCGGAGCAGCGCAGTTTGCTTCAGCTCCAGGAGGATCGGCAGCGAGTCATCGCCGCTATTCAAGAGATGGCGGAGAAGAGCTCGTCATTATCACAACTGCAGGAAATGCAGCAGTATGCTGACTACTTGGACCATTGTATTCAGAAGAAGATTGAAGACGTGGATTACGCCGAGCGGAAGGTAGAAGTCAAGCAGGCACAGCTCAATAACAAGATGCTAGATGAAAAAGTATGGCTGAAAGCTAAGGAGAAGGCTCTAAGTGTATTTCAGCAGCAAGTGCTCCTCCGGGAACAAAGTGAGCTGGATGAGATGGCTTCAGTCCGGTTTGCCATGAACACCCGCTGA
- a CDS encoding flagellar hook-length control protein FliK, whose translation MSIVAANVSANTSGSAINATGGSSKGQAVGSTAPAFNQSLLQLLLSGTATEQINADSVSGLAQLMSSLTSAENTVEEIPEEIKAIGDLLQGIDSLDDAIEQDPSLMGLLQGWIQQVMNFLQPSSANNAEDKTAVLKLAEQPETLRFAVQDTLTQLLGKLGKEQGNKNFKETSKQLVQALQHLVSGTELSKSFDATGTSNGTPSDVRTVTGQSLDQLVQDSGKQLSAETTASVTANEDQPDDHLFSGSIVTAGQLQLKDSSATMTVRTPIQVPVERFSQEMEKFVVNKLEIVKLQGMTEAKISLTPEHLGQVDVKISLHNGMIVAQFVTEHAFAKDSLEQQMAQLRTALQTQGLQVDKIEVTQNSSLSSHMYQDGRQPGSSGSQQRQNGKKQSVKDDEGLATIETLEDWNEWVREARNNDDGYGSSFTAKV comes from the coding sequence ATGAGTATAGTTGCAGCAAACGTATCTGCTAACACTTCCGGATCAGCTATTAATGCAACAGGTGGAAGCAGCAAAGGACAGGCAGTTGGTTCGACAGCCCCTGCTTTTAATCAGTCACTCCTTCAGCTGCTGCTAAGTGGGACTGCTACAGAACAAATAAATGCTGATTCAGTATCTGGACTCGCTCAACTAATGTCATCTCTTACATCAGCTGAAAATACAGTTGAAGAGATTCCTGAAGAGATCAAAGCAATTGGAGATTTACTACAGGGAATAGACAGTCTAGATGATGCAATTGAGCAGGATCCCTCTTTAATGGGATTGCTGCAAGGCTGGATTCAGCAGGTGATGAATTTTCTACAGCCTAGTTCAGCTAACAATGCTGAGGATAAGACAGCTGTATTGAAGCTGGCAGAGCAACCAGAAACACTACGATTTGCTGTTCAAGACACTTTAACACAACTTCTTGGGAAGTTAGGTAAGGAACAGGGGAACAAAAATTTTAAAGAGACGTCTAAACAACTTGTTCAAGCTCTTCAGCATCTAGTTTCTGGGACGGAGTTATCCAAATCATTCGATGCTACTGGTACTAGTAATGGTACTCCTAGTGATGTTCGAACTGTTACAGGACAATCTTTAGATCAGTTAGTTCAGGACAGTGGAAAACAATTGTCGGCGGAGACAACAGCAAGTGTGACTGCTAACGAGGATCAACCAGACGACCATCTTTTCTCTGGAAGCATTGTCACCGCTGGGCAGCTTCAGCTAAAGGATTCCTCTGCTACTATGACGGTTAGGACTCCTATTCAGGTGCCTGTCGAACGTTTTAGTCAGGAAATGGAAAAGTTTGTAGTGAACAAGTTGGAAATTGTTAAGCTTCAAGGAATGACTGAAGCCAAGATTTCTCTTACGCCTGAGCATCTCGGTCAAGTTGATGTGAAGATCTCCCTTCATAACGGAATGATCGTTGCTCAATTTGTAACCGAACATGCCTTTGCCAAAGACTCACTCGAACAGCAGATGGCACAGCTTCGAACCGCTTTGCAAACTCAAGGTTTGCAGGTGGATAAGATCGAGGTAACCCAGAACAGTTCTCTATCTTCGCATATGTATCAAGATGGGCGGCAACCTGGAAGTAGCGGCTCACAGCAGCGTCAAAACGGGAAGAAGCAGAGTGTCAAAGATGATGAAGGCTTGGCTACCATTGAGACACTAGAAGATTGGAATGAGTGGGTTCGGGAAGCCCGAAATAATGATGACGGCTACGGCAGCTCATTTACAGCTAAAGTATAA
- a CDS encoding TIGR02530 family flagellar biosynthesis protein → MSESISIGSIYPGRIQSSLPPQRATKQDLTPTPGSSFKEALQDSLVKISNHAAKRLEQRGIQLRPEQLGKIGRAIDNAAEKGAKDSLILMKDIALIVNINNRTVVTAMDGSSMKNNVFTQIDSAVII, encoded by the coding sequence ATGAGTGAATCAATCTCTATAGGTAGTATTTATCCAGGAAGGATTCAGTCAAGTTTACCGCCACAACGTGCAACCAAACAAGACTTAACACCAACTCCAGGTTCCTCCTTCAAGGAAGCACTTCAGGATAGTTTGGTAAAGATCAGTAACCATGCTGCCAAAAGACTGGAGCAACGCGGTATTCAGCTGCGGCCTGAACAATTAGGTAAGATAGGGAGAGCTATCGATAACGCCGCCGAAAAAGGCGCCAAAGATTCCTTGATCTTAATGAAAGATATAGCGTTGATTGTGAATATAAACAATCGGACGGTTGTTACTGCAATGGATGGAAGCAGTATGAAAAATAATGTTTTCACTCAGATCGATAGTGCTGTGATTATTTAA
- a CDS encoding MotE family protein, producing MAQNDLEEEKESSGGFARFMFFVTPILFTIVLLGVLLTLLNMNIRKEALSLLNQIPIVKQWVPDPEESSTADGKAKTQEKSSEATIKELKSKVAEQEDQLKKANEAATQQKTQVQDLQSQLDAAKTVEEEKAEEKAAEADEAYQKQVKKLAQLYGSMNAGKAAAIMENLTTEENVQLLGLMSSDSKTAILEKMDPKKAAEISIRMKDSQNSENLSIAALQSRLKKEATNSDSSTSTSSVTGLDSTQLSQTFAAMNADKAASLLLETNKISPQKTLSILHAVDDATRSKILEAMSTADPDQTAKILNKLVSK from the coding sequence ATGGCACAGAATGACTTGGAAGAAGAGAAGGAATCCAGCGGCGGATTCGCACGATTTATGTTTTTTGTTACACCGATATTGTTCACGATAGTTCTATTAGGAGTCCTGCTCACCTTGCTAAATATGAATATTCGCAAGGAAGCGCTGAGTTTGTTGAACCAGATTCCAATTGTAAAGCAGTGGGTACCTGATCCTGAGGAATCCAGCACAGCAGATGGCAAAGCAAAGACTCAGGAGAAGAGCTCTGAAGCTACCATTAAGGAATTAAAGAGCAAAGTAGCGGAACAGGAAGATCAGCTGAAAAAGGCAAATGAAGCCGCAACTCAGCAGAAGACCCAGGTTCAGGACTTGCAGTCCCAATTGGATGCGGCGAAGACGGTTGAAGAAGAAAAGGCTGAAGAGAAGGCAGCGGAGGCCGATGAAGCATACCAGAAACAAGTGAAGAAGCTAGCTCAATTGTATGGTTCCATGAATGCGGGCAAAGCTGCTGCAATTATGGAAAATCTGACAACGGAAGAAAATGTACAGCTTCTTGGACTTATGTCATCTGACAGTAAAACAGCCATTCTCGAGAAAATGGATCCTAAAAAGGCCGCAGAAATTTCAATCCGGATGAAGGATAGCCAAAACTCAGAGAATCTGTCGATTGCCGCTCTACAATCACGACTCAAGAAGGAAGCGACTAATTCCGACTCAAGCACGTCCACTAGTTCTGTAACCGGTCTTGATTCGACACAATTAAGTCAGACCTTTGCAGCCATGAATGCGGACAAAGCAGCTAGTCTTCTGCTGGAGACCAACAAGATCAGCCCTCAGAAGACACTGAGCATCTTACATGCCGTGGATGATGCTACAAGATCAAAAATTCTTGAAGCTATGTCTACAGCAGACCCCGATCAAACAGCCAAAATCTTAAACAAGCTGGTAAGCAAATAA
- a CDS encoding flagellar hook capping FlgD N-terminal domain-containing protein produces the protein MADSTSYPNVMWPNYSTANVKQAASKETKTMGKDQFLKLLITQLRNQDPMQPLEDKEFIAQMAQFTSVEQLMNISSGITNLNQSLGSISGLIGKKVTWVDETSKDPLEYSMDKEKKPSVYSSGTVDSIVIRSGVQYAKIGDKEVAIDKILQIDNPPTTVPKESGNTGGEGTP, from the coding sequence ATGGCGGATTCAACATCTTATCCAAATGTAATGTGGCCCAATTATTCGACTGCTAACGTAAAACAGGCAGCATCAAAAGAGACTAAAACCATGGGGAAAGATCAATTTCTAAAATTATTGATTACCCAGTTGAGAAATCAGGATCCCATGCAGCCACTTGAAGATAAAGAATTTATTGCGCAAATGGCTCAATTCACCTCTGTCGAGCAATTGATGAATATTTCATCTGGGATCACTAATTTGAATCAATCCCTCGGCAGCATATCCGGTCTGATTGGCAAAAAGGTTACTTGGGTTGATGAGACAAGCAAAGACCCATTGGAATATTCAATGGATAAAGAGAAAAAGCCCTCAGTCTATTCATCCGGGACTGTAGATTCAATCGTTATACGTTCAGGTGTACAATATGCCAAAATTGGTGACAAGGAAGTTGCAATTGATAAGATCCTACAGATTGACAATCCACCTACAACTGTCCCTAAAGAGAGTGGAAATACTGGGGGGGAAGGTACACCATGA
- the flgG gene encoding flagellar basal body rod protein FlgG: MLRSMYSGVSGMRGFQTKLDVIGNNIANVNTVGFKSGRVMFKDIMSQTMSGVTAPTEGEVGGVNAKQVGLGVSIGSIDTLHTAGSAQTTNNPLDMRIDGDGFFLVKLSQDQETPYLTRAGDFHLDAARNLVTSDGMLVLGAGGDPITIEDTVTAFTISQNGTIVQKNEDGTTSDGPQIGVAKVTNPEGLEKIGSNMYRMTLNANADGELEVTTANNAEAGTGAIIAGQLEMSNVDLTGEFTEMIVAQRGFQANSRIITTSDEVLQEVVNLKR, translated from the coding sequence ATGTTAAGATCGATGTATTCGGGTGTTTCGGGCATGCGCGGGTTTCAAACCAAGCTTGATGTAATTGGCAACAATATCGCCAATGTGAATACAGTAGGCTTTAAGTCTGGTCGAGTCATGTTTAAGGACATTATGAGTCAGACGATGAGTGGAGTTACCGCTCCGACTGAAGGAGAAGTTGGGGGAGTTAACGCTAAACAAGTTGGTTTGGGAGTATCCATTGGATCCATTGATACTCTGCACACTGCTGGCAGTGCTCAAACAACAAATAATCCTCTGGATATGCGGATTGACGGTGATGGTTTCTTCCTGGTGAAGCTCTCACAAGATCAGGAAACTCCTTATCTAACAAGAGCAGGGGATTTTCATTTGGATGCTGCTCGAAACTTGGTAACATCTGACGGAATGCTTGTTCTAGGTGCTGGAGGAGATCCGATTACAATTGAAGATACAGTAACTGCTTTTACCATTAGCCAAAACGGTACAATCGTGCAAAAGAATGAAGATGGTACAACTTCAGATGGTCCTCAGATTGGTGTGGCTAAAGTCACCAACCCTGAAGGGCTTGAGAAAATCGGAAGCAATATGTATCGCATGACTCTGAACGCCAATGCAGATGGCGAGCTGGAGGTGACCACAGCTAACAATGCTGAGGCCGGAACAGGCGCAATCATTGCAGGACAGCTAGAAATGTCTAACGTGGATCTTACTGGCGAATTCACGGAAATGATCGTGGCTCAGAGAGGATTCCAAGCAAACTCTCGGATTATTACAACTTCTGACGAGGTGCTTCAAGAAGTCGTTAATTTGAAACGCTAG